From Ptychodera flava strain L36383 chromosome 9, AS_Pfla_20210202, whole genome shotgun sequence:
ACATGTCCACAGCTATCTCGTGACGTCTTTGCCGCATGGAACTGACTCCTTAAAAATTAACGTTCAATCCCTGTGAAATTGAAACCCAAGCAGGGACATCGCGTTTATATCTTCCTTGCTTTAAATTGCGCCCAGAGATGTGTGGATTATCATATTGAATGTTCCGCGATTAAAAGATTGTGCAAGAGCAAAAGGATCACACAAATCACCATCACGTATACATAATTCATTCATTTTCTCATGATTTCAGTTGACCCTTCATACATAGTGTAATTAATAATACTCTCTACCGCATTATCATGACTCTCTGTGTCTCCCGATTTACAGTGTATAATAATATGTGAGGACTCACCTGCCGGAAAATCCAGGGCGACCAGAAGATTAACAATTAACCACTGAAAAAGAAAAGCGAACGTCGTGAAGATTATAATAAATGATGTCTTCATAACTTTTCTGTGCATTCGATCACGGTCGGGTTTTGTCTCGAACAAGCTGTTTCGCATAGACGCTTGCGATTCTCCTGTCGTCGCATCCGATTCCGTCTGATCCCGTCCACTTGTACTCGGTCCGGCCGTTGCAGCAGGCAGGCTCTCACCGTTTGCTGGAAAACACAACCGCACAGGCTTTCCGTTGAGCGGACCGGCCTTGACCACATTACCCGTAAACGTCGACTCGTTCGTGTCGCTGAAACTCGATCGTGGCATTCGGGATACGTTGCAATCTACAGAGGGAACAACTTTATTAGAGTTCATCTCTGATCTTCCATATTTTCGGGGACCGTTGTTGCCCAGGGTCGACCGTGTTTGCTCCACGTGCTCGACGGTCCTTTTAAAGATGTCGTAGTAACAAAGACACACGGTGACAAGTGATAGAAATGTAACTACACCGACACAGTACGCTAGATACCAAATAAAACTGTCGACACGATTCGTCCACAGGTGACAGCCATGGCTATCGTCGCCCTGACTGGCTGTGTGACTGATAGTTGGCCCAACGCTCAGTGAAACAGACAAAATGCCACACAAAGCCGACACTAACAACACTTTCTTCGAATTAAGCCATCGTCTTGGATATCTTTTCACGAGGTCGTGTCTGTCGACGCTAATGAGAGTAGTGACGAATATCGTCAATAGCAGGGTCGAAAAAGATAAAACTTCATGTACTAGACAGAATTCAAACATCACAATGTTAGGGTTCAGAATTCCGGCTAAGGCCATTGGTACACATACGGTACACGTCACCAGATACGCAACTGAAAGAATGGTTGTCAGATACTTTCCTGTTGGTTGTTTCCTTTGATAATTGATTGACGTGATGACCAGAACATTGTCCATTGTACCAACCACAAACACGGCCATTAGAATAACAACGCAAGACACCGTCAGCCATGAACTAAACTCACGTATGATACAGTGGTCATGTCCATCTTCAACGTCGTGGTCGCTATGATGGCCAGGCTCCTCGCAACCATGAGCCATTTCCAACCACTTTGACGAGTTCGCACTGCAGTTGTGATGGTCCATGTCGACAGTGAAGGACTTGCCAATCATCTCATATAATAGCTGCCACTGTCGAAAAAACTCCAGCCGTTCAGTCAACACAAGCGATTGTAACAGTGCGACAGTGCGTTGGGCAAACAGAATTTCGACAGTTCTGTGAGCATGTACTGTTCGCAGCAAACCAATAGAATCGTTTTAGGTGAGCTCATCCCACTGTTACACAACGAGCTATATATACAGGCAACACGAAACGATCCCCCTGTTTTTTCACGCATAACGATATCCCGTAATAGGCTCAATCTCCATGGCAACGATGCCAGTTGTTTCGAATGATACGAGAGTTATCTTCCTGATGTGCACGGCCGTGTCTACTCTTCCATTCACACTTAAACCTGATGACGTTTCCAAGGCTCAAACTTTCATTCTCTGGCCCTTTGCGATTTCGGTAAAAAGATGTCATGTAGAAAGACTGTGAATTGAAACTGATGAATACGAACCTGATCAGATCGCAGTCTTTACTGGGCAAATTAGCATATTACAAGTACGTAATTTTATAGGTTGCTCGCCCAATTTTTTAATATCGGCTGCTCTCAATTGGAACCACTTGCTGAGTTGATTATTTTCTAGGTGTACTGTACATCAAATTACAGTCCCTTCATCATGGAAGGACTGTGATCAGATAAGTACTTTGAACATTTCATTAATATTGGCATTTCGTGAGATACCACATAGTGTCCTTTCCTTAAAAGGGCAGTTTTTATCAGCTTTgtctctgagcaaattgactaaTGTGGACAACTTACAAATTGACTAATGTGGACAACTTACAAATGACTAATGTGGACAACTTACAAAtgagaacaaaggactaaaatcacataaacagtcaatgtcaacaaccactaatCTTGAGAACCATGGATGAGGACCGTCCCTTTAATTTCTTCCTTCCTTTGGAACCTATGTTGATTTCGCTTCAGAAAGCCCCGACTTCCATTTTTGATGCGTAGGAGCTCTCAAGTCGACAACAATTAATGTCAAGAATGTTTTTCTACTGTGTTGAGATTTAGTTGTAATTTGCAGTTACGCTCGTTCTAAACCTACAGTACACCTTCATGTTCTGCATATACATTTAGAGCAGCTGTTTTAACTTAAAGGGAGGGTGTCATCGGAgatctgctcaaaggttgccagggtaAACACTATATCCAAGGTAAGTTGGGGGTTGATGAAAGTTTGTTAACATTGAATATCGTAAAActtaaatattgcagctatgttggagtgatgcatctagatatcatgcattaaatacattgtttgtaa
This genomic window contains:
- the LOC139141136 gene encoding uncharacterized protein; the encoded protein is MIGKSFTVDMDHHNCSANSSKWLEMAHGCEEPGHHSDHDVEDGHDHCIIREFSSWLTVSCVVILMAVFVVGTMDNVLVITSINYQRKQPTGKYLTTILSVAYLVTCTVCVPMALAGILNPNIVMFEFCLVHEVLSFSTLLLTIFVTTLISVDRHDLVKRYPRRWLNSKKVLLVSALCGILSVSLSVGPTISHTASQGDDSHGCHLWTNRVDSFIWYLAYCVGVVTFLSLVTVCLCYYDIFKRTVEHVEQTRSTLGNNGPRKYGRSEMNSNKVVPSVDCNVSRMPRSSFSDTNESTFTGNVVKAGPLNGKPVRLCFPANGESLPAATAGPSTSGRDQTESDATTGESQASMRNSLFETKPDRDRMHRKVMKTSFIIIFTTFAFLFQWLIVNLLVALDFPAGIPSELRVLAMVLAYIPAALDPIIWMYAIPAIRRHTRNVFQMFRTHCFKCFSGVTGQAD